In Flavivirga abyssicola, the following are encoded in one genomic region:
- a CDS encoding glycoside hydrolase family 127 protein → MSTHNKAITNTSESPYVKLKSINFGDCKWDKGFWSEKVKAAQDKMLPYMGDVLCGDIGHGLNNFKIAAGEKEGEHKGFYWHDGDFFKFMEAKTYIYGLTKDASILKELDEYIEIIGRAQEDDGYIHTHIQITDGADRFENRKYHEMYNFGHLFIAGSVHYRLTGQRNFLDIAIKQADLLYTYFMPDTKHYQRFGFNQTQIMGLVELYRTVKDKKYLKLAEKFINRRGTYEITHDSTTEGYPIGDMVQERTPLRESEEAVGHAVLALYYYAGAADVYAETGEKALIDALDKLWENVTGKKMYVTGAVGQAHYGASTSLDMIEEGFIDAYMMPNMTAYNETCANLCNAMFSNRMMGIKEESRYADIIELVLYNSGLSGIGIEGEDYFYSNPLRMVNNSRNYDSHEDVTESPVRQPYLECFCCPPNLVRTICKSSGWAYNLSENGVAVVLFGGNNLDTTMLDGSSLKLSQDTEYPWKGLVKITVDECKDSAFEIKVRIPKWAVGSTLKVNGEDAGIAIIPGTFANIERVWSAGDTITLDMPMEVTRLEGHNRIEEVRNQIAVKRGPIVYCIESPDLPKDTSILDVYIKGDANLEAEHKEDFLGGVTVVNTELLLREDKNDDMYHTVTKPVLKSYKTQLVPYFAWSNRGQAEMTVFMPVIW, encoded by the coding sequence ATGAGTACTCATAATAAAGCGATAACAAATACCTCAGAGAGTCCTTATGTGAAATTGAAGAGCATCAATTTTGGTGACTGTAAATGGGATAAAGGCTTTTGGTCGGAAAAAGTAAAAGCAGCACAAGACAAAATGCTTCCATATATGGGGGATGTGCTGTGTGGAGATATTGGTCACGGATTAAATAACTTTAAAATTGCAGCAGGAGAAAAAGAAGGAGAGCACAAAGGGTTTTATTGGCACGATGGTGATTTCTTTAAGTTTATGGAAGCCAAAACCTATATTTATGGACTTACCAAAGACGCATCTATTTTAAAAGAATTAGATGAATACATCGAAATTATAGGAAGGGCACAAGAAGACGATGGATATATTCATACACACATACAAATCACCGATGGTGCAGATCGCTTTGAGAATAGAAAATACCATGAAATGTACAACTTTGGGCATCTGTTTATTGCGGGTTCAGTACATTATCGTTTAACAGGACAACGTAACTTTTTAGACATCGCTATTAAGCAGGCAGATTTACTCTACACTTATTTTATGCCGGATACTAAGCATTACCAGCGTTTCGGGTTCAACCAAACGCAAATTATGGGGCTGGTGGAGTTGTACAGAACAGTAAAAGATAAAAAATATTTAAAACTTGCAGAAAAGTTTATCAATAGAAGAGGTACTTATGAAATAACACATGATTCCACAACAGAAGGTTACCCTATTGGAGATATGGTTCAAGAAAGAACACCTTTAAGAGAATCAGAAGAAGCCGTAGGTCACGCAGTATTAGCTTTATATTACTACGCAGGAGCCGCAGATGTGTATGCAGAAACCGGAGAAAAAGCCCTTATTGATGCGTTAGATAAATTATGGGAAAACGTAACCGGGAAAAAAATGTATGTTACGGGAGCCGTAGGTCAAGCACATTATGGTGCTTCTACTAGCTTAGACATGATTGAAGAAGGTTTCATTGATGCATACATGATGCCAAACATGACAGCTTACAACGAAACCTGTGCAAACCTATGTAATGCTATGTTTAGCAATAGAATGATGGGGATTAAGGAAGAATCTAGATATGCAGATATTATTGAATTAGTTTTGTATAATAGTGGTTTGTCTGGTATAGGTATAGAAGGAGAAGACTATTTCTATTCTAATCCATTAAGAATGGTAAATAATTCTAGAAATTATGATTCGCATGAAGATGTAACAGAAAGCCCAGTAAGACAGCCTTATTTAGAATGCTTTTGTTGCCCACCAAACTTAGTACGAACCATATGTAAAAGTTCAGGATGGGCTTATAATTTATCTGAAAATGGTGTAGCAGTAGTATTATTTGGAGGAAATAACTTGGACACTACTATGCTGGATGGTTCTTCATTAAAATTATCTCAAGATACAGAATACCCTTGGAAAGGATTAGTGAAAATAACGGTAGATGAATGTAAAGATTCTGCTTTCGAAATTAAAGTTAGAATTCCTAAATGGGCAGTTGGTAGTACATTAAAAGTAAATGGAGAAGATGCTGGTATTGCTATTATCCCTGGTACTTTTGCAAATATAGAGCGTGTATGGTCTGCAGGAGATACAATTACCTTAGATATGCCAATGGAAGTTACGCGTTTAGAAGGGCACAACAGAATTGAAGAAGTAAGAAATCAAATAGCTGTTAAAAGAGGACCCATAGTGTACTGTATTGAATCTCCGGATTTACCAAAGGATACTTCAATATTAGATGTATATATTAAAGGAGATGCTAACTTAGAAGCAGAACATAAAGAAGATTTCTTAGGTGGTGTAACTGTTGTAAATACTGAGTTGCTTTTAAGAGAAGATAAAAATGACGATATGTACCACACAGTAACTAAACCCGTATTAAAATCATATAAAACACAGTTAGTACCGTATTTCGCATGGAGTAACAGAGGTCAAGCAGAAATGACAGTCTTTATGCCTGTGATTTGGTAG